In Aedes albopictus strain Foshan chromosome 3, AalbF5, whole genome shotgun sequence, the following are encoded in one genomic region:
- the LOC115254271 gene encoding uncharacterized protein LOC115254271 — translation MGPSCDYEPVRHVHYSNNHHHHHEDDDDPEPNEEEYEEELIVTIPPPPPPPAQVMVQQLHSLRLHSPSVESSPSPSASALPPRAVTVQIAVPPPSSSSSSASAGSPWVPLKSSSSSSSSAPSSASSTAPIGGTGGLPPPLQSASSSSSASSSVTFSTFRRVH, via the coding sequence ATGGGCCCCTCCTGTGATTATGAACCAGTAAGACACGTGCACTACAGTAAcaaccatcaccaccaccacgaagacgacgacgatccGGAACCGAACGAGGAGGAGTACGAGGAAGAACTGATTGTAACCATACCACCCCCTCCGCCCCCTCCCGCCCAGGTAATGGTGCAGCAGTTGCACTCGTTGCGTCTGCACTCACCATCAGTAGAATCATCACCGTCACCGTCAGCGTCAGCATTGCCACCTCGGGCCGTAACCGTACAAATCGCCGTTCCTCCGCCATCTAGTTCTAGTTCTTCCGCCTCCGCCGGATCACCGTGGGTACCGctgaagtcgtcgtcgtcgtcgtcctcttcGGCACCCTCATCAGCATCATCGACAGCACCGATCGGCGGCACCGGTGGGCTTCCTCCGCCGCTGCAAtctgcatcatcatcatcgtcagcgTCATCGTCAGTAACGTTCTCCACCTTTCGGAGGGTTCATTGA